In one Acipenser ruthenus chromosome 10, fAciRut3.2 maternal haplotype, whole genome shotgun sequence genomic region, the following are encoded:
- the LOC117408004 gene encoding tubulin alpha-1A chain-like: MRECISIHVGQAGVQMGNACWELYCLEHGIQPDGQMPSDKTIGGGDDSFNTFFSETGAGKHVPRAVFVDLEPTVVDEVRTGTYRQLFHPEQLITGKEDAANNYARGHYTIGKEIIDLVLDRTRKLADQCTGLQGFLIFHSFGGGTGSGFTSLLMERLSVDYGKKSKLEFAVYPAPQISTAVVEPYNSILTTHTTLEHSDCAFMVDNEAIYDICRRNLDIERPTYTNLNRLIGQIVSSITASLRFDGALNVDLTEFQTNLVPYPRIHFPLATYAPVISAEKAYHEQLSVAEITNACFEPANQMVKCDPRHGKYMACCMLYRGDVVPKDVNSAIATIKTKRTIQFVDWCPTGFKVGINYQPPTVVPGGDLAKVQRAVCMLSNTTAIAEAWARLDHKFDLMYAKRAFVHWYVGEGMEEGEFSEAREDMAALEKDYEEVGTDSVGDEGEGEEGEEY; the protein is encoded by the exons ATG CGTGAGTGTATCTCCATCCATGTTGGCCAAGCCGGAGTCCAGATGGGCAATGCCTGCTGGGAGCTCTACTGCCTGGAACACGGGATCCAGCCTGATGGGCAGATGCCCAGTGACAAGACCATCGGTGGAGGAGACGATTCCTTCAACACCTTCTTCAGCGAGACTGGAGCTGGGAAACACGTCCCCAGAGCAGTCTTTGTGGACCTGGAGCCCACTGTGgttg ATGAGGTTCGCACTGGAACCTACCGTCAGCTGTTCCACCCTGAGCAGCTCATCACTGGCAAGGAGGACGCTGCTAACAACTACGCCCGCGGGCACTACACCATCGGCAAGGAGATCATCGACCTGGTTCTCGACAGGACTCGTAAACTG GCTGACCAGTGCACAGGTCTCCAAGGCTTcctcatcttccacagcttcggTGGTGGTACCGGTTCTGGTTTCACCTCCTTGCTGATGGAACGTCTCTCTGTTGACTACGGCAAGAAGTCCAAACTGGAGTTTGCTGTCTACCCAGCTCCCCAGATCTCCACAGCTGTTGTTGAGCCCTACAACTCCATCCTGACCACCCACACCACCCTGGAGCACTCCGACTGTGCCTTCATGGTAGATAATGAGGCCATCTATGATATCTGCCGCAGGAACCTGGACATCGAGCGCCCAACCTACACCAACCTGAACCGTCTCATTGGTCAAATTGTCTCCTCCATCACCGCCTCCCTGCGTTTTGATGGTGCCCTGAATGTTGACCTGACAGAGTTCCAGACCAACCTGGTGCCCTACCCCCGTATCCACTTCCCCCTAGCCACCTACGCCCCGGTTATCTCTGCTGAGAAGGCCTACCATGAGCAGCTGTCGGTTGCTGAGATCACCAACGCCTGCTTTGAGCCGGCCAACCAGATGGTGAAATGTGACCCCCGTCACGGCAAATACATGGCCTGCTGCATGCTGTACCGTGGAGACGTGGTGCCCAAAGATGTCAACTCTGCTATCGCCACCATCAAGACCAAGAGAACCATCCAGTTTGTGGACTGGTGCCCCACTGGCTTCAAGGTGGGCATCAACTACCAGCCTCCCACCGTGGTGCCCGGGGGGGACCTGGCGAAGGTTCAGAGGGCCGTGTGCATGCTGAGCAACACCACCGCCATCGCTGAGGCCTGGGCCCGCCTGGACCACAAGTTCGACCTGATGTACGCCAAGCGTGCCTTCGTCCACTGGTACGTGGGGGAGGGTATGGAGGAAGGAGAGTTCTCTGAGGCCCGAGAGGACATGGCTGCCCTGGAGAAGGACTACGAAGAGGTCGGAACAGACAGCGTGGGAGATGAAGGGgaaggggaggaaggagaggagtaTTAA
- the LOC117407588 gene encoding tubulin alpha-1A chain-like — MRECISIHVGQAGVQMGNACWELYCLEHGIQPDGQMPSDKTIGGGDDSFNTFFSETGAGKHVPRAVFVDLEPTVIDEVRTGTYRQLFHPEQLITGKEDAANNYARGHYTIGKEIIDLVLDRTRKLADQCTGLQGFLIFHSFGGGTGSGFTSLLMERLSVDYGKKSKLEFAVYPAPQVSTAVVEPYNSILTTHTTLEHSDCAFMVDNEAIYDICRRNLDIERPTYTNLNRLIGQIVSSITASLRFDGALNVDLTEFQTNLVPYPRIHFPLATYAPVISAEKAYHEQLSVAEVTNACFEPANQMVKCDPRHGKYMACCLLYRGDVVPKDVNSAIATIKTKRTIQFVDWCPTGFKVGINYQPPTVVPGGDLAKVQRAVCMLSNTTAIAEAWARLDHKFDLMYAKRAFVHWYVGEGMEEGEFSEAREDMAALEKDYEEVGTDSVGDEGEGEEGEEY; from the exons ATG CGTGAGTGTATCTCCATCCATGTTGGCCAAGCCGGAGTCCAGATGGGCAATGCCTGCTGGGAGCTCTACTGCCTGGAACACGGGATCCAGCCTGATGGGCAGATGCCCAGCGACAAGACCATCGGTGGAGGAGACGATTCCTTCAACACCTTCTTCAGCGAGACTGGAGCTGGGAAACACGTCCCCAGAGCAGTCTTTGTGGACCTGGAGCCAACTGTGATTG ATGAGGTTCGTACTGGAACCTACCGTCAGCTGTTCCACCCTGAGCAGCTCATCACTGGCAAGGAGGACGCTGCTAACAACTACGCCCGCGGGCACTACACCATCGGCAAGGAGATCATCGACCTGGTGCTTGACAGGACCCGCAAACTA gctgacCAGTGCACAGGTCTCCAAGGCTTtctcatcttccacagcttcggTGGTGGTACCGGTTCTGGTTTCACCTCCCTGCTGATGGAACGCCTCTCTGTTGACTACGGCAAGAAGTCCAAACTGGAGTTTGCTGTCTACCCGGCTCCCCAGGTCTCCACAGCTGTTGTTGAACCCTACAACTCAATCCTGACCACCCACACCACCCTGGAGCACTCCGACTGTGCCTTCATGGTAGATAATGAGGCCATCTATGATATCTGCCGCAGGAACCTGGACATCGAGCGCCCAACCTACACCAATCTGAACCGTCTCATTGGTCAAATTGTCTCCTCCATCACCGCCTCCCTGCGTTTTGATGGTGCCCTGAATGTTGACCTGACAGAGTTCCAGACCAACTTGGTGCCCTACCCCCGTATCCACTTCCCGTTGGCCACCTACGCCCCAGTAATCTCTGCTGAGAAGGCCTACCATGAGCAGCTGTCGGTTGCTGAGGTCACCAACGCCTGCTTTGAGCCGGCCAACCAGATGGTGAAATGTGACCCCCGTCACGGCAAATACATGGCCTGCTGCCTGCTATACCGTGGAGACGTGGTGCCCAAAGATGTCAACTCTGCTATCGCCACCATCAAGACCAAGAGAACCATCCAGTTTGTGGACTGGTGCCCCACTGGCTTCAAGGTGGGCATCAACTACCAGCCCCCCACCGTGGTGCCCGGAGGTGACCTGGCCAAGGTTCAGAGGGCCGTGTGCATGCTGAGCAACACCACCGCCATCGCTGAGGCCTGGGCCCGCCTGGACCACAAGTTCGACCTGATGTACGCCAAGCGTGCCTTCGTCCACTGGTACGTGGGGGAGGGTATGGAGGAAGGAGAGTTCTCTGAGGCCCGAGAGGACATGGCTGCCCTGGAGAAGGACTACGAAGAAGTGGGAACAGACAGCGTGGGAGATgaaggggaaggagaggaaggagaggagtATTAA